The Archocentrus centrarchus isolate MPI-CPG fArcCen1 chromosome 12, fArcCen1, whole genome shotgun sequence genome includes a window with the following:
- the slc35e4 gene encoding solute carrier family 35 member E4 isoform X4, protein MCFPCREDNDTIMISPDGFSKCEATLQETDSNRRRRRRPPAEMLHLLSAVIVWLVTGTTISSLNKWIFAVYNFRYPLLLSALHMLTAIVVDYGLIKLQVIRHRGAGEQDLTPSAKCKVFLLSLTFCASIAFGNMGLNYVQLSFAQMIYTTTPLFTLAISTLILGKQHHIIKYTAMMPICLGASFSIMGEVQFDQTGCFFVFAATMLRGVKSIQQSILLQEEKINSVFLLYLMSIPSFCILAIAALALENWAMLESPLHYDRHLWVFILLSCLGSVMYNLASCCVITLTSAVTLLKHIFNKRLCLSSYMNFSVAFLFRPRFCSRTNLERQSL, encoded by the exons ATGTGTTTTCCTTGCAGAGAGGACAATGATACGATCATGATCAGCCCCGATGGCTTCTCAAAATGCGAGGCGACTCTGCAAGAGACAGACagcaacaggaggaggaggaggaggccaccCGCAGAGATGCTCCATCTGCTGTCAGCTGTCATTGTTTGGCTGGTGACCGGCACCACCATCTCCAGCCTCAACAAATGGATATTTGCCGTTTACAACTTCAGGTACCCTCTGCTGCTGTCAGCGCTGCACATGCTGACAGCCATAGTGGTGGATTATGGGCTGATCAAGCTGCAGGTGATCCGCCACAGAGGAGCTGGCGAGCAGGACCTGACCCCCAGTGCAAAATGTAAGGTGTTCCTGTTGAGCCTGACATTTTGTGCCAGTATCGCCTTTGGAAACATGGGTCTGAACTATGTCCAGTTGTCGTTTGCACAAATGATCTACACTACTACCCCGCTTTTTACTCTGGCCATCTCTACGCTAATCCTGGGCAAGCAGCATCACATCATCAAATACACAGCCATGATGCCCATCTGCCTGGGTGCGTCCTTCAGCATTATGGGAGAGGTCCAGTTCGATCAGACTGGCTGCTTCTTTGTGTTCGCAGCGACCATGCTGAGAGGGGTCAAGTCCATTCAGCAGA GTATTTTACTTCAGGAGGAAAAGATCAACTCCGTGTTCCTGCTCTACCTGATGTCCATTCCCAGCTTCTGCATCTTGGCCATAGCTGCTCTCGCCTTGGAAAACTGGGCCATGCTTGAGTCGCCGCTGCATTACGACCGCCACCTGTGGGTCTTCATCTTGCTCAGCTGCCTGGGCTCGGTCATGTACAACTTGGCCAGCTGCTGCGTCATCACGCTCACCTCGGCCGTCA CTCTACTGAAGCACATTTTTAATAAGAGGCTGTGTTTGTCCTCCTATATGAACTTCAGTGTGGCTTTCCTCTTCAGGCCTAGATTTTGTTCTCGCACCAACCTGGAAAGGCAGTCTCTGTAG
- the slc35e4 gene encoding solute carrier family 35 member E4 isoform X3 produces the protein MCFPCREDNDTIMISPDGFSKCEATLQETDSNRRRRRRPPAEMLHLLSAVIVWLVTGTTISSLNKWIFAVYNFRYPLLLSALHMLTAIVVDYGLIKLQVIRHRGAGEQDLTPSAKCKVFLLSLTFCASIAFGNMGLNYVQLSFAQMIYTTTPLFTLAISTLILGKQHHIIKYTAMMPICLGASFSIMGEVQFDQTGCFFVFAATMLRGVKSIQQSILLQEEKINSVFLLYLMSIPSCCVITLTSAVTLHILGNLSVVGNLLLSQLLFGSELSALSCAGAVLTLSGMLIYQNSEFIVSYMDARRAKAKGSVQVNFHNVSGEASVKAGASDKTYHPHHQSTDRTQEDKMD, from the exons ATGTGTTTTCCTTGCAGAGAGGACAATGATACGATCATGATCAGCCCCGATGGCTTCTCAAAATGCGAGGCGACTCTGCAAGAGACAGACagcaacaggaggaggaggaggaggccaccCGCAGAGATGCTCCATCTGCTGTCAGCTGTCATTGTTTGGCTGGTGACCGGCACCACCATCTCCAGCCTCAACAAATGGATATTTGCCGTTTACAACTTCAGGTACCCTCTGCTGCTGTCAGCGCTGCACATGCTGACAGCCATAGTGGTGGATTATGGGCTGATCAAGCTGCAGGTGATCCGCCACAGAGGAGCTGGCGAGCAGGACCTGACCCCCAGTGCAAAATGTAAGGTGTTCCTGTTGAGCCTGACATTTTGTGCCAGTATCGCCTTTGGAAACATGGGTCTGAACTATGTCCAGTTGTCGTTTGCACAAATGATCTACACTACTACCCCGCTTTTTACTCTGGCCATCTCTACGCTAATCCTGGGCAAGCAGCATCACATCATCAAATACACAGCCATGATGCCCATCTGCCTGGGTGCGTCCTTCAGCATTATGGGAGAGGTCCAGTTCGATCAGACTGGCTGCTTCTTTGTGTTCGCAGCGACCATGCTGAGAGGGGTCAAGTCCATTCAGCAGA GTATTTTACTTCAGGAGGAAAAGATCAACTCCGTGTTCCTGCTCTACCTGATGTCCATTC CCAGCTGCTGCGTCATCACGCTCACCTCGGCCGTCACTCTGCATATCCTCGGCAACCTGAGCGTGGTGGGAAACCTGCTGTTGTCTCAGCTGCTCTTTGGCAGCGAGCTGTCCGCCCTGAGCTGCGCCGGCGCAGTGCTCACATTGTCTGGCATGCTCATCTATCAGAACTCAGAATTTATAGTCAGCTACATGGATGCACGCAGGGCCAAAGCTAAAGGCTCTGTACAGGTGAATTTTCACAATGTAAGCGGAGAAGCCTCGGTTAAAGCTGGTGCATCTGATAAAACatatcatcctcaccatcagagCACAGACAGAACACAAGAAGACAAAATggactga
- the slc35e4 gene encoding solute carrier family 35 member E4 isoform X2, with translation MISPDGFSKCEATLQETDSNRRRRRRPPAEMLHLLSAVIVWLVTGTTISSLNKWIFAVYNFRYPLLLSALHMLTAIVVDYGLIKLQVIRHRGAGEQDLTPSAKCKVFLLSLTFCASIAFGNMGLNYVQLSFAQMIYTTTPLFTLAISTLILGKQHHIIKYTAMMPICLGASFSIMGEVQFDQTGCFFVFAATMLRGVKSIQQSILLQEEKINSVFLLYLMSIPSFCILAIAALALENWAMLESPLHYDRHLWVFILLSCLGSVMYNLASCCVITLTSAVTLHILGNLSVVGNLLLSQLLFGSELSALSCAGAVLTLSGMLIYQNSEFIVSYMDARRAKAKGSVQVNFHNVSGEASVKAGASDKTYHPHHQSTDRTQEDKMD, from the exons ATGATCAGCCCCGATGGCTTCTCAAAATGCGAGGCGACTCTGCAAGAGACAGACagcaacaggaggaggaggaggaggccaccCGCAGAGATGCTCCATCTGCTGTCAGCTGTCATTGTTTGGCTGGTGACCGGCACCACCATCTCCAGCCTCAACAAATGGATATTTGCCGTTTACAACTTCAGGTACCCTCTGCTGCTGTCAGCGCTGCACATGCTGACAGCCATAGTGGTGGATTATGGGCTGATCAAGCTGCAGGTGATCCGCCACAGAGGAGCTGGCGAGCAGGACCTGACCCCCAGTGCAAAATGTAAGGTGTTCCTGTTGAGCCTGACATTTTGTGCCAGTATCGCCTTTGGAAACATGGGTCTGAACTATGTCCAGTTGTCGTTTGCACAAATGATCTACACTACTACCCCGCTTTTTACTCTGGCCATCTCTACGCTAATCCTGGGCAAGCAGCATCACATCATCAAATACACAGCCATGATGCCCATCTGCCTGGGTGCGTCCTTCAGCATTATGGGAGAGGTCCAGTTCGATCAGACTGGCTGCTTCTTTGTGTTCGCAGCGACCATGCTGAGAGGGGTCAAGTCCATTCAGCAGA GTATTTTACTTCAGGAGGAAAAGATCAACTCCGTGTTCCTGCTCTACCTGATGTCCATTCCCAGCTTCTGCATCTTGGCCATAGCTGCTCTCGCCTTGGAAAACTGGGCCATGCTTGAGTCGCCGCTGCATTACGACCGCCACCTGTGGGTCTTCATCTTGCTCAGCTGCCTGGGCTCGGTCATGTACAACTTGGCCAGCTGCTGCGTCATCACGCTCACCTCGGCCGTCACTCTGCATATCCTCGGCAACCTGAGCGTGGTGGGAAACCTGCTGTTGTCTCAGCTGCTCTTTGGCAGCGAGCTGTCCGCCCTGAGCTGCGCCGGCGCAGTGCTCACATTGTCTGGCATGCTCATCTATCAGAACTCAGAATTTATAGTCAGCTACATGGATGCACGCAGGGCCAAAGCTAAAGGCTCTGTACAGGTGAATTTTCACAATGTAAGCGGAGAAGCCTCGGTTAAAGCTGGTGCATCTGATAAAACatatcatcctcaccatcagagCACAGACAGAACACAAGAAGACAAAATggactga
- the slc35e4 gene encoding solute carrier family 35 member E4 isoform X1, whose protein sequence is MCFPCREDNDTIMISPDGFSKCEATLQETDSNRRRRRRPPAEMLHLLSAVIVWLVTGTTISSLNKWIFAVYNFRYPLLLSALHMLTAIVVDYGLIKLQVIRHRGAGEQDLTPSAKCKVFLLSLTFCASIAFGNMGLNYVQLSFAQMIYTTTPLFTLAISTLILGKQHHIIKYTAMMPICLGASFSIMGEVQFDQTGCFFVFAATMLRGVKSIQQSILLQEEKINSVFLLYLMSIPSFCILAIAALALENWAMLESPLHYDRHLWVFILLSCLGSVMYNLASCCVITLTSAVTLHILGNLSVVGNLLLSQLLFGSELSALSCAGAVLTLSGMLIYQNSEFIVSYMDARRAKAKGSVQVNFHNVSGEASVKAGASDKTYHPHHQSTDRTQEDKMD, encoded by the exons ATGTGTTTTCCTTGCAGAGAGGACAATGATACGATCATGATCAGCCCCGATGGCTTCTCAAAATGCGAGGCGACTCTGCAAGAGACAGACagcaacaggaggaggaggaggaggccaccCGCAGAGATGCTCCATCTGCTGTCAGCTGTCATTGTTTGGCTGGTGACCGGCACCACCATCTCCAGCCTCAACAAATGGATATTTGCCGTTTACAACTTCAGGTACCCTCTGCTGCTGTCAGCGCTGCACATGCTGACAGCCATAGTGGTGGATTATGGGCTGATCAAGCTGCAGGTGATCCGCCACAGAGGAGCTGGCGAGCAGGACCTGACCCCCAGTGCAAAATGTAAGGTGTTCCTGTTGAGCCTGACATTTTGTGCCAGTATCGCCTTTGGAAACATGGGTCTGAACTATGTCCAGTTGTCGTTTGCACAAATGATCTACACTACTACCCCGCTTTTTACTCTGGCCATCTCTACGCTAATCCTGGGCAAGCAGCATCACATCATCAAATACACAGCCATGATGCCCATCTGCCTGGGTGCGTCCTTCAGCATTATGGGAGAGGTCCAGTTCGATCAGACTGGCTGCTTCTTTGTGTTCGCAGCGACCATGCTGAGAGGGGTCAAGTCCATTCAGCAGA GTATTTTACTTCAGGAGGAAAAGATCAACTCCGTGTTCCTGCTCTACCTGATGTCCATTCCCAGCTTCTGCATCTTGGCCATAGCTGCTCTCGCCTTGGAAAACTGGGCCATGCTTGAGTCGCCGCTGCATTACGACCGCCACCTGTGGGTCTTCATCTTGCTCAGCTGCCTGGGCTCGGTCATGTACAACTTGGCCAGCTGCTGCGTCATCACGCTCACCTCGGCCGTCACTCTGCATATCCTCGGCAACCTGAGCGTGGTGGGAAACCTGCTGTTGTCTCAGCTGCTCTTTGGCAGCGAGCTGTCCGCCCTGAGCTGCGCCGGCGCAGTGCTCACATTGTCTGGCATGCTCATCTATCAGAACTCAGAATTTATAGTCAGCTACATGGATGCACGCAGGGCCAAAGCTAAAGGCTCTGTACAGGTGAATTTTCACAATGTAAGCGGAGAAGCCTCGGTTAAAGCTGGTGCATCTGATAAAACatatcatcctcaccatcagagCACAGACAGAACACAAGAAGACAAAATggactga